The proteins below are encoded in one region of Rhizobacter sp.:
- a CDS encoding ABC transporter substrate-binding protein produces the protein MTSRTLNLVLAASASLAFSVGAMAAGKYGPGASDTEIKIGQTMPYSGPASAYGTIGKLHQAYFKMVNEQGGINGRKVNLISLDDGYSPPKTVEQIRKLVEQEEVLATFNTLGTAPNSAIHKYMNAKKVPHLFLSTGATKWADPKNYPWTIGWNIAYQSEGMIYAKWLLKNKPNAKVAILYQNDDYGKDVLKGVKDGLGAKAATMVVKEATYEVSDPTVDSQILTLQASGADTFINITTPKFSAQAIRKAFDSGWKPLHIVNNVGASVGSVLVPAGLDKSKDLITLQYYKDPNDPQWKDDPAMLEWRAFMGRHYREGDPKDASNMYAYLTAQTLHQVLKQCGNDLTRENLMKQAANLKNFKLPLLLPGMAINTSPTDFFLMEQGQLAKFNGTQWVLFGELIGAND, from the coding sequence ATGACATCCAGAACCTTGAACCTCGTGCTGGCGGCGTCCGCGTCGCTGGCCTTCAGCGTCGGCGCGATGGCCGCAGGCAAATACGGCCCCGGTGCCTCCGACACCGAGATCAAGATCGGGCAGACCATGCCCTACAGCGGCCCCGCCTCGGCCTACGGCACGATCGGCAAGCTGCACCAGGCCTACTTCAAGATGGTCAACGAGCAGGGTGGCATCAACGGCCGCAAGGTCAACCTGATCAGCCTGGACGACGGCTACAGCCCGCCCAAGACGGTCGAGCAGATCCGCAAGCTCGTCGAGCAGGAAGAAGTGCTCGCCACCTTCAACACGCTCGGCACTGCGCCGAACAGCGCGATCCACAAGTACATGAACGCGAAGAAGGTGCCGCACCTCTTCCTGTCGACCGGCGCCACCAAGTGGGCCGACCCGAAGAACTACCCGTGGACCATCGGCTGGAACATCGCCTACCAGTCCGAGGGCATGATCTACGCGAAGTGGCTCCTGAAGAACAAGCCCAACGCCAAGGTCGCGATCCTCTACCAGAACGACGACTACGGCAAAGACGTGCTCAAGGGCGTGAAAGACGGCCTGGGCGCCAAGGCCGCCACGATGGTGGTGAAGGAAGCGACGTATGAGGTCTCCGACCCGACCGTCGACTCGCAGATCCTCACGCTGCAGGCCTCGGGTGCCGACACCTTCATCAACATCACCACGCCGAAGTTCTCGGCCCAGGCGATCCGCAAGGCCTTCGACTCGGGCTGGAAGCCGCTGCACATCGTGAACAACGTGGGCGCGTCGGTGGGTTCGGTGCTGGTGCCGGCGGGTCTCGACAAGTCGAAGGACCTGATCACGCTGCAGTACTACAAGGACCCGAACGACCCGCAGTGGAAGGACGACCCGGCCATGCTCGAATGGCGCGCCTTCATGGGCCGTCACTACCGCGAGGGTGACCCGAAGGATGCGTCGAACATGTACGCCTACCTCACCGCGCAGACCCTGCACCAGGTGCTCAAGCAGTGCGGCAACGACCTCACCCGCGAAAACCTGATGAAGCAGGCCGCGAACCTGAAGAACTTCAAGCTGCCGCTGCTCTTGCCCGGCATGGCGATCAACACCTCGCCGACCGACTTCTTCCTGATGGAGCAAGGCCAGCTGGCCAAGTTCAACGGCACGCAGTGGGTGCTGTTCGGCGAGCTGATCGGCGCGAACGACTGA
- a CDS encoding branched-chain amino acid ABC transporter permease, translating to MTTTIQKPALSGKQLAGLAVLLVAAIAVPMFIPDYRVFQLALALCYAIAILGLNMLMGFNGQISLGHGAFYAIGAYVAAVLMDKAGLPYWATIPLAGLVCLVAGFLFGLPALRLEGLYLAIATLALGIAMPQILKHKALEHWTGGSQGLVIMKPDAPEWTGLSQDKWLYLFILAWTVLLFFIGWNLLRGRIGRAMVALRDQPIAARAMGVNAAMYKSLTFGVSAMYTGIAGALGAIAVQFVAPDSFGIFLSFSLFIGVVIGGLASISGAIFGALFIQFIPNVADQISKSAPWAIYGVFLIVFMYVMPTGVAGLIRILRARFLRGRVTQ from the coding sequence ATGACCACCACCATTCAGAAGCCCGCGCTCAGCGGCAAGCAGCTCGCCGGCCTCGCGGTCCTCCTGGTCGCGGCGATCGCCGTGCCGATGTTCATTCCCGACTACCGCGTGTTCCAGCTCGCGCTCGCGCTGTGCTACGCCATCGCGATCCTCGGGCTCAACATGCTGATGGGCTTCAACGGCCAGATCTCGCTCGGCCACGGGGCCTTCTACGCCATCGGCGCCTACGTGGCCGCCGTGCTGATGGACAAGGCCGGCCTGCCGTATTGGGCGACCATCCCGCTCGCCGGGCTGGTGTGCCTGGTGGCGGGTTTCCTCTTCGGCCTGCCGGCGCTGCGCCTCGAGGGCCTGTACCTCGCGATTGCCACGCTGGCGCTCGGCATCGCCATGCCGCAGATCCTCAAGCACAAGGCGCTGGAGCACTGGACGGGGGGTTCGCAGGGCTTGGTCATCATGAAGCCCGATGCGCCGGAATGGACCGGCCTGTCGCAAGACAAGTGGCTGTACCTCTTCATCCTCGCGTGGACGGTGCTGCTCTTCTTCATCGGCTGGAACCTGCTGCGCGGGCGCATCGGCCGCGCGATGGTGGCGCTGCGCGACCAGCCGATCGCGGCGCGGGCGATGGGCGTGAACGCCGCGATGTACAAGTCGCTCACCTTCGGCGTGTCGGCCATGTACACCGGCATCGCGGGGGCGCTCGGCGCGATCGCGGTGCAGTTTGTGGCGCCCGACTCCTTCGGCATCTTCCTCTCGTTCAGCCTCTTCATCGGCGTGGTGATCGGTGGCCTGGCGTCGATCTCGGGCGCGATCTTCGGCGCGCTCTTCATCCAGTTCATCCCGAACGTGGCCGACCAGATCTCCAAGTCTGCGCCCTGGGCCATCTACGGCGTGTTCCTCATCGTCTTCATGTACGTGATGCCCACAGGGGTGGCCGGCCTGATCCGGATCCTGAGGGCTCGGTTTCTACGAGGGCGGGTAACTCAGTAG